A portion of the Clostridium gelidum genome contains these proteins:
- the fba gene encoding class II fructose-1,6-bisphosphate aldolase: protein MLTSAKEMLNKAKEGKYAVGQFNINNLEWTKAVLLTAQENNSPVILGVSEGAGKYMTGYKTVTAMVKAMIEELKITVPVALHLDHGSYEGAKACIEAGFSSIMFDGSHYAIAENIEKTKELVAITNAKGLSLEAEVGSIGGEEDGVIGKGEVADENECKQIADLGVTMLAAGIGNIHGKYPANWAGLDFEALAKIEKAVGTSMPLVLHGGTGIPDDMIAKAISLGVAKINVNTECQLVFQEATRKYIEAGKDLEGKGFDPRKLLNPGFEAIKVCVKEKMQLFGSVNQA from the coding sequence ATGTTAACATCAGCTAAAGAAATGTTAAACAAAGCTAAAGAAGGAAAATATGCAGTTGGTCAATTCAACATAAACAACTTAGAATGGACAAAAGCTGTACTATTAACTGCACAAGAAAATAATTCACCAGTTATTCTAGGTGTATCTGAAGGTGCTGGAAAGTATATGACTGGATACAAGACAGTAACTGCAATGGTTAAAGCAATGATTGAAGAATTAAAAATTACTGTACCAGTTGCATTACATTTAGATCACGGTAGTTATGAAGGAGCTAAAGCTTGTATAGAAGCTGGATTCTCATCTATCATGTTTGATGGATCTCATTATGCAATAGCTGAAAATATTGAAAAGACTAAAGAATTAGTTGCTATAACTAATGCTAAAGGACTTTCTTTAGAAGCAGAAGTTGGTTCAATCGGTGGAGAAGAAGATGGAGTTATCGGAAAAGGCGAAGTTGCTGATGAAAATGAATGTAAGCAAATCGCAGATCTTGGAGTTACAATGTTAGCTGCTGGAATCGGAAACATCCACGGAAAATATCCTGCTAACTGGGCTGGATTAGATTTTGAAGCATTAGCTAAAATCGAAAAAGCAGTTGGAACTTCTATGCCATTAGTATTACATGGTGGTACTGGAATTCCAGACGATATGATAGCAAAAGCTATATCACTTGGAGTTGCTAAGATCAACGTTAACACTGAATGTCAATTAGTATTCCAAGAAGCTACTAGAAAATATATCGAAGCTGGAAAAGACTTAGAAGGAAAAGGATTTGACCCAAGAAAGTTATTAAATCCTGGATTCGAAGCTATCAAAGTTTGTGTTAAAGAAAAAATGCAATTATTTGGTTCAGTAAACCAAGCATAA
- a CDS encoding CarD family transcriptional regulator: MFNIGDKIVYPSQGIGVIDIIEEKEFNGETQKYYTIQLSNNTMKLTLPSSRIEPSNMRLVSDSKTLDMCLKHINQFVVETGELSKVNFKERKTVNELKIKSGALDDYLEVICNLTQLKMEHNLNSSEKQMLNSTKKIVIEEISQGKNVTSDEATSLLDVSMVF, from the coding sequence TTGTTTAATATAGGAGATAAGATTGTCTATCCAAGTCAGGGGATAGGAGTAATTGATATTATAGAGGAAAAAGAGTTTAATGGTGAAACACAAAAGTACTATACAATACAATTATCAAACAATACTATGAAATTAACATTACCATCTAGTAGAATAGAACCATCAAATATGAGATTAGTAAGCGATTCTAAAACTTTAGATATGTGCTTAAAGCACATTAATCAATTTGTAGTAGAAACAGGTGAACTTTCTAAAGTGAACTTTAAAGAAAGAAAAACTGTCAATGAATTGAAAATTAAGTCTGGAGCTTTAGATGATTATCTTGAAGTTATTTGTAATCTTACTCAACTTAAAATGGAACATAATTTGAATTCAAGTGAAAAGCAAATGTTAAACAGTACTAAAAAAATTGTAATAGAAGAAATATCTCAAGGAAAAAACGTAACTAGTGATGAAGCTACAAGCTTATTAGATGTTTCTATGGTATTTTAA
- a CDS encoding zinc-ribbon domain-containing protein, whose protein sequence is MNDKTLVCRDCGNEFVFTTGEQEFYQEKGFTNEPTRCIDCRRIKKEQNNRR, encoded by the coding sequence ATGAACGATAAAACTTTAGTATGCAGAGATTGTGGAAATGAATTTGTTTTCACAACAGGAGAACAAGAATTCTACCAAGAAAAAGGATTCACTAATGAACCTACAAGATGTATTGATTGTAGAAGAATTAAAAAAGAACAAAATAACAGAAGATAA
- a CDS encoding PilZ domain-containing protein, whose product MNEGYSYLKDKKQVFTKENRINKRNKYDYKFKIESVNSKQVNLEVEGVELSISGIGFISDINFEINDILEIAFKYNKVTIPAIIKIQHTNLYDFGFLVGGQFVALQDAYRDILKDLE is encoded by the coding sequence ATGAATGAGGGATATAGTTATTTAAAAGACAAAAAACAAGTGTTCACGAAAGAAAATAGAATTAACAAAAGAAATAAATATGATTATAAATTTAAAATAGAAAGTGTAAATTCTAAACAAGTAAACTTGGAAGTTGAGGGTGTAGAACTGTCTATTTCTGGTATAGGATTTATATCGGATATAAATTTTGAAATAAATGATATATTAGAAATAGCATTTAAGTACAATAAAGTAACTATACCCGCAATTATAAAAATACAGCATACAAATTTATATGATTTTGGATTTTTAGTTGGTGGTCAATTTGTAGCGCTGCAAGATGCATATAGAGATATTTTAAAAGATTTAGAATAG
- a CDS encoding YhcH/YjgK/YiaL family protein has product MICENMRSRNNYSSINNNFEKAFEFLKTTDLKALAVGKYEIQGEEIFALVQEYTTQNQEEKKWESHEKYIDIQLIVEGQEIIGYAPVEGLEVKEDLRPESDMIFYNETLNGSNIKFTNGDYAIFFPKDAHKPGCAAGECSKVKKIVVKVHANRKL; this is encoded by the coding sequence ATGATTTGTGAAAACATGAGGAGTAGAAATAACTATTCAAGTATTAATAATAATTTTGAGAAGGCTTTTGAATTTTTAAAAACGACTGATTTAAAGGCATTAGCTGTAGGGAAATATGAAATACAAGGTGAAGAAATATTTGCACTTGTACAAGAATATACTACACAAAACCAAGAAGAAAAAAAATGGGAGTCTCATGAAAAGTATATAGATATTCAATTAATAGTTGAAGGACAAGAAATTATAGGATATGCGCCAGTTGAGGGCTTAGAAGTTAAAGAGGACTTAAGACCAGAAAGTGATATGATATTTTATAATGAAACTTTAAATGGTTCTAATATAAAATTTACTAATGGTGATTATGCAATTTTCTTTCCAAAAGATGCACATAAACCAGGTTGTGCTGCTGGAGAATGTTCTAAGGTAAAGAAAATAGTGGTAAAAGTGCATGCAAATAGAAAACTATGA
- a CDS encoding cold-shock protein produces MAKITGVVKWFDTERGYGFISCNEGEDVFVHHQQIKEKGADKDLHEDESVTFDIENSEKGPIAINVQKL; encoded by the coding sequence ATGGCTAAAATAACTGGGGTGGTTAAATGGTTTGATACAGAAAGAGGCTATGGATTTATATCTTGTAATGAAGGAGAGGATGTTTTTGTACATCATCAACAAATCAAAGAAAAAGGTGCTGATAAAGATTTACATGAAGATGAAAGTGTGACCTTTGATATTGAAAATAGTGAAAAAGGACCTATTGCTATAAATGTTCAAAAATTGTAA
- a CDS encoding CoA-disulfide reductase — MKKKIIIVGGVAGGASTAARLRRLDENSEIIMVEKGEYISFANCGLPYYIGETIDERGKLIVQTVEEMSEKFNLDIRNLNEVLSIDKENKKVTIKNHKTDEEYEETYDILVLSPGAAPIKPPISGINECDNLFTLRNIPDTDKIKYYVDNIKPKHATVIGGGFIGLEMAENLHARGINITIVEASSQVMAPLDIEMASIIHEHLIDKNVELILNDGVAGFENKGKKIILSSGKEIITDMIILSIGVKPETAIAKEANLNLNERSAIVVDKFMKTSDASIYALGDAVEVMDFVNKKPTMIPLAWPANRQGRLVADNICGKNVEYKGTLGSSVAKVFDYTVATTGNNEKTLNRLGIEYEAIHIHPGSHAGYYPGSFPIAFKMLFDPKSGKIFGAQGVGLDGVEKRIDVLATAIKGNLTVFDLQDVEPCYAPPYNSAKDPVNMLGYYASNIIEGLTNIIQWHEIDKLDKDNSLIIDVREEFELVTGGFDNSMFIPLGQLRDRINEIPKDKTIYVTCQVGLRGYVACRMLEQNGIKCTNIDGGIKTYLFVKRAIDSIANQYKNNKDVKDEVAVMKLEELDITEINANITLNACGLQCPGPIKRVFEEINKMEYGNVLKVKASDPGFAKDIKSWCDSTHNTLLKAEFDSNEKAFVAYIRKGMGEGAGQKSCSVPATEKNGATLVVFSGDLDKAIASFIIATGAASMGKEVTMFFTFWGLNILKSESKPSVTKDVMEKMFDVMLPAHAGKLPLSQMNMGGMGPAMIKQIMKKHNVDSLETLIKNAIDMGVKVVACAMSMDLMGIKKEEFIDGVEIGGVASYLGATDDSGLNLFI, encoded by the coding sequence ATGAAGAAAAAGATTATTATTGTTGGTGGTGTTGCAGGTGGTGCATCTACTGCTGCTAGACTTAGAAGATTAGATGAAAATTCAGAAATAATTATGGTGGAAAAAGGTGAATACATATCTTTTGCTAATTGTGGGCTTCCTTATTATATAGGTGAAACTATTGATGAGAGAGGAAAGTTAATAGTTCAAACTGTAGAAGAAATGAGCGAAAAGTTTAATTTAGATATTAGAAATTTAAATGAAGTTTTAAGCATAGATAAAGAAAATAAGAAAGTTACAATAAAAAATCATAAAACAGATGAAGAATATGAAGAAACTTATGATATTTTAGTTTTATCTCCAGGGGCAGCTCCAATAAAGCCACCGATATCTGGGATAAATGAATGTGATAATTTATTTACTCTTAGAAATATACCCGATACAGATAAAATTAAATATTATGTAGATAATATAAAGCCTAAACATGCAACCGTAATAGGTGGAGGATTTATAGGACTTGAAATGGCTGAAAATCTACATGCTAGGGGAATTAATATTACCATCGTGGAAGCAAGTAGCCAAGTAATGGCTCCTCTAGATATTGAAATGGCAAGTATAATACATGAACATTTAATTGATAAAAATGTAGAATTAATACTTAATGACGGAGTGGCTGGATTTGAAAACAAAGGCAAAAAGATAATACTAAGTAGCGGAAAAGAAATAATAACTGATATGATAATATTATCAATTGGAGTTAAACCAGAAACAGCAATTGCAAAAGAAGCTAATCTTAATTTAAATGAAAGAAGCGCTATTGTAGTTGATAAATTTATGAAAACTTCAGATGCAAGTATTTATGCACTGGGTGATGCAGTAGAAGTTATGGATTTTGTTAACAAAAAACCTACTATGATTCCACTTGCATGGCCAGCTAATAGGCAAGGTAGATTAGTTGCAGATAATATATGTGGAAAAAATGTGGAATATAAAGGCACACTTGGGTCTTCAGTTGCAAAGGTATTTGATTATACAGTAGCTACAACTGGTAATAATGAAAAGACATTAAATAGATTAGGTATAGAATATGAAGCCATTCATATTCATCCAGGCTCTCATGCAGGATATTATCCAGGCTCTTTTCCTATAGCATTTAAGATGTTGTTTGATCCAAAGTCAGGAAAAATATTTGGAGCTCAAGGTGTAGGACTTGATGGCGTTGAAAAAAGAATTGATGTACTTGCGACAGCTATAAAAGGAAATCTTACGGTTTTTGATTTGCAAGATGTGGAACCTTGTTATGCACCTCCATATAATTCAGCAAAAGATCCAGTTAATATGCTTGGATATTATGCTTCAAATATTATAGAGGGTCTTACAAACATAATTCAATGGCATGAAATAGACAAGTTAGATAAAGATAATTCTCTAATAATTGATGTAAGAGAAGAATTTGAATTAGTTACAGGCGGTTTTGATAATTCTATGTTCATTCCACTTGGACAATTAAGAGACAGAATAAATGAAATACCAAAAGATAAAACAATATATGTTACATGCCAAGTTGGGCTTAGAGGATATGTGGCTTGCAGAATGCTTGAACAAAATGGTATTAAATGCACAAATATAGATGGAGGCATAAAGACATATTTATTTGTAAAGAGAGCAATTGACAGTATTGCAAATCAATACAAAAATAATAAAGATGTAAAAGATGAGGTGGCTGTAATGAAATTAGAAGAATTAGATATAACAGAAATAAATGCTAACATCACTTTAAATGCCTGTGGACTTCAATGTCCAGGACCAATAAAAAGAGTATTTGAAGAAATAAATAAAATGGAATATGGAAATGTCTTAAAAGTTAAAGCAAGTGATCCAGGTTTTGCTAAGGATATAAAATCATGGTGTGACTCAACTCACAACACTTTATTAAAAGCAGAATTTGATAGCAACGAAAAAGCTTTTGTAGCTTATATAAGAAAAGGAATGGGAGAAGGAGCAGGACAAAAGTCATGTTCAGTACCAGCAACTGAAAAAAATGGAGCAACTTTAGTAGTATTTAGTGGAGATTTAGACAAGGCGATAGCTTCATTTATAATAGCTACAGGTGCAGCATCTATGGGTAAAGAAGTTACTATGTTTTTCACTTTCTGGGGACTTAATATATTAAAGAGTGAAAGTAAGCCTAGTGTAACTAAGGATGTTATGGAAAAAATGTTTGATGTTATGTTACCAGCTCATGCAGGAAAATTACCATTATCTCAAATGAATATGGGTGGAATGGGTCCTGCAATGATTAAGCAAATTATGAAAAAACATAATGTTGACAGCTTAGAAACTCTAATAAAAAATGCAATAGATATGGGCGTTAAAGTAGTCGCATGTGCAATGAGCATGGACTTAATGGGAATAAAAAAAGAAGAATTTATTGATGGAGTTGAAATTGGCGGAGTTGCATCTTATTTAGGAGCAACAGATGATTCTGGATTAAACTTATTTATATAA
- a CDS encoding SHOCT domain-containing protein, giving the protein MFCNNGFGGSFGGPNFFMMVPMILILLMIVYFIHKAANSKNINSAPYDTSVSKAMTILNERFAKGEINQEEYIEKKEQLQN; this is encoded by the coding sequence ATGTTTTGTAATAATGGTTTTGGAGGTTCATTTGGAGGACCTAATTTCTTTATGATGGTTCCAATGATTCTAATATTATTAATGATAGTTTATTTTATTCACAAAGCAGCTAATAGTAAGAATATAAATTCTGCTCCTTATGATACATCAGTATCAAAAGCTATGACTATATTAAATGAGAGATTTGCCAAAGGCGAAATAAATCAAGAAGAATATATCGAAAAAAAGGAACAACTACAAAATTAG
- a CDS encoding glycerol dehydrogenase, with protein sequence MFMLKLMRAPAKYVQGKDAFLEVYENIKDLGSSVLFVCSNSGYKACKDKIEKSFEGTNTKIIFEIFSGISSTGEIERMRKIAKDNNIEIIAAIGGGSAIDTAKATAYYEKLPVVIMPTVVATDAPCTGLSVIYNDDGTFCNYIFYPKNPDVVIVDSSIIVKAPVRFLVAGMGDALGTYFEARACVKTNSPSLENGGITKSAMALCSLCYETLLEDGYLAKLSAEKGLLTPAVENIIEANTYLSGVGADNGGLAVAHSVYNGFTALEECEKTMHGELVAFGTITQLIIENAPKDELNEVIEFCISVGLPVTLEQVGVTDNERVKIACEKACMEGESIHNMLGDVTPEELYNALLTADAIGREY encoded by the coding sequence ATGTTTATGTTAAAATTAATGAGAGCACCAGCAAAATATGTTCAAGGTAAGGATGCATTTTTAGAAGTATATGAAAACATTAAGGACTTAGGATCTTCAGTCTTATTTGTATGCAGTAACAGTGGATACAAGGCATGTAAAGATAAGATTGAAAAGAGCTTTGAAGGAACGAATACTAAGATTATATTTGAAATCTTTAGTGGGATAAGTTCTACAGGAGAGATTGAAAGAATGCGTAAGATTGCTAAAGATAATAATATTGAGATTATTGCCGCAATAGGTGGTGGTAGTGCTATTGATACAGCAAAGGCAACTGCGTATTATGAAAAACTTCCAGTTGTAATTATGCCAACAGTTGTTGCTACGGATGCGCCATGTACAGGTTTATCAGTTATTTATAATGATGATGGAACATTTTGTAATTACATATTTTATCCTAAAAATCCAGACGTAGTAATTGTTGATTCATCAATTATTGTAAAAGCTCCTGTAAGATTTTTAGTTGCAGGTATGGGGGATGCACTTGGAACTTATTTTGAAGCTAGAGCTTGCGTTAAAACAAACTCGCCAAGTTTAGAAAATGGAGGAATTACTAAATCAGCAATGGCATTATGTTCACTTTGCTATGAAACATTATTAGAAGATGGTTATCTAGCTAAGTTATCAGCTGAAAAAGGACTTCTAACTCCAGCTGTAGAAAATATTATTGAAGCTAATACTTACTTAAGTGGAGTTGGTGCAGATAATGGAGGGCTTGCAGTAGCACACTCTGTTTACAATGGTTTTACAGCACTTGAAGAATGTGAAAAGACAATGCATGGAGAATTAGTTGCATTTGGTACTATAACACAATTAATTATAGAAAATGCACCTAAAGATGAGCTTAATGAAGTTATAGAATTTTGTATTTCAGTAGGACTTCCTGTAACACTTGAACAAGTAGGCGTAACAGATAATGAAAGAGTTAAGATTGCATGTGAAAAAGCATGTATGGAAGGTGAATCTATTCATAATATGCTTGGTGATGTTACACCAGAAGAATTATATAATGCACTTCTTACAGCAGATGCTATTGGAAGAGAATATTAG
- a CDS encoding dipeptide epimerase, which yields MIIKNIEVSEILVPLVTPFKTALRTVEAVNDIVVKITSNTGEIGYGEAAPTAVITGETKESIKSAILNYIKPAIIGMEIDNLESIMEKLNSCIMKNTSAKAAVDMAIYDLYAKKLNSPLYKILGGYRSEITTDITISVNEIDVMVQDSIKAVNEGFNILKIKVGKDCEKDIERIDEIRKAVGKNVSIRVDANQGWTSKEAVKIISDLEDKDLNIDLVEQPVKYWDLEGMKYVTKNTYTKILADESVFSAQDAVKIIQERAADLINIKLMKTGGIYNALKICDIAEVYGVECMVGCMLESKISVSAAAHLGAARKIITMVDLDGPALCKIDPISGGPIFCGSNIKMSDKVGIGFEGIVET from the coding sequence ATGATTATAAAAAATATTGAAGTATCTGAAATTTTAGTGCCTTTAGTTACACCATTTAAAACAGCACTAAGAACTGTTGAAGCTGTTAATGATATAGTGGTGAAAATCACATCAAATACTGGTGAAATAGGATATGGTGAAGCTGCACCAACAGCAGTAATAACTGGAGAAACAAAAGAATCAATTAAATCAGCCATTTTAAATTATATAAAACCAGCAATTATAGGAATGGAAATAGATAATTTAGAAAGTATAATGGAAAAATTAAATAGTTGTATTATGAAAAATACTAGTGCAAAGGCTGCAGTAGATATGGCTATTTATGATTTATATGCTAAAAAACTTAATTCACCTTTGTATAAAATTCTTGGAGGATATAGAAGTGAAATTACTACAGATATTACTATTAGTGTAAATGAAATAGATGTAATGGTTCAAGATAGTATAAAAGCTGTAAACGAAGGCTTTAATATTTTAAAGATAAAGGTAGGAAAAGACTGCGAAAAGGACATTGAAAGAATTGATGAAATACGAAAAGCAGTTGGGAAAAATGTAAGTATTCGTGTAGATGCAAACCAAGGATGGACAAGCAAAGAAGCAGTAAAAATCATAAGTGATCTAGAAGATAAAGATTTAAATATTGATTTGGTAGAACAGCCAGTAAAATATTGGGATTTAGAGGGTATGAAGTATGTAACTAAAAATACATATACAAAAATTTTAGCAGATGAAAGCGTTTTTTCTGCGCAAGATGCAGTTAAGATAATTCAAGAAAGAGCAGCAGATTTAATTAATATAAAGCTTATGAAAACAGGCGGAATATACAATGCTTTAAAGATTTGTGATATAGCAGAAGTTTATGGAGTAGAGTGCATGGTAGGATGTATGCTTGAAAGTAAAATAAGTGTAAGTGCCGCAGCACATCTTGGAGCTGCTAGAAAAATAATAACAATGGTAGATTTAGATGGACCAGCACTTTGTAAAATTGATCCAATAAGTGGAGGACCTATTTTTTGTGGAAGTAATATTAAAATGAGCGATAAAGTTGGTATAGGTTTTGAAGGTATAGTAGAAACTTAA
- a CDS encoding serine hydrolase produces the protein MLENELKEIIKKCDEDIAMLVKNLSSNEILFNYNEEKMYPSASIIKIPIMIEALSKADDLQIPLLSTIKIKESDKVDFSIITEQNLTECTFLELITCMIINSDNTATNVLIDLLGLNKINEKINSLGMKNTKLQRKMMDFEAIKEGKNNFTSLKDMLVVMEGLYRGEVIDKEVSRRALDIMKNQRDNTMLKRYIVENVVLANKTGELNNLNSDVGIFYTKNTDYFIGVFVHKAKDNNESYEIIGKLSKKVYDYFIDNKNENSDSKWQFDYQYSMFND, from the coding sequence ATGCTTGAAAATGAGCTTAAGGAAATTATAAAAAAATGTGATGAAGACATAGCAATGTTAGTTAAAAATTTAAGTAGTAATGAAATATTATTTAATTATAATGAAGAAAAAATGTATCCATCCGCAAGTATTATTAAAATTCCTATAATGATAGAAGCTTTAAGTAAAGCAGATGATTTGCAAATCCCACTACTAAGTACTATTAAAATAAAAGAATCTGATAAAGTTGATTTTAGTATTATTACAGAGCAAAATCTTACGGAGTGTACATTTTTAGAATTAATAACATGTATGATAATAAATAGCGATAATACGGCAACTAATGTATTAATAGACTTACTTGGACTTAATAAAATCAATGAAAAAATTAATAGTTTAGGAATGAAAAACACTAAACTACAAAGAAAAATGATGGATTTTGAAGCAATAAAAGAAGGTAAAAATAATTTTACATCTTTAAAAGACATGCTAGTTGTTATGGAAGGCTTATATAGAGGTGAAGTTATAGATAAAGAAGTTTCCAGAAGAGCCCTTGATATTATGAAAAATCAAAGAGATAATACAATGCTTAAAAGATATATTGTTGAAAATGTAGTTTTAGCTAACAAAACTGGTGAACTTAATAATTTAAATAGTGATGTAGGCATTTTTTATACAAAGAATACAGATTATTTCATTGGTGTTTTTGTTCATAAGGCAAAAGATAACAATGAATCGTATGAAATAATTGGAAAGCTATCTAAAAAGGTTTATGATTATTTTATAGATAATAAAAATGAAAACTCGGATTCTAAGTGGCAATTTGATTATCAATATTCAATGTTCAATGATTAG
- a CDS encoding M55 family metallopeptidase — protein sequence MKVYISGDIEGITGTTHWNETEKNLPDWVPFAKQMTDEVVAAANGAIAAGATEILIKDAHDSARNIDINALPEEAKLIRGWMGDPLSMISGIDKSFDAVIFIGYHNAAGTITNPLVHTMNVSQVSYIKINDEYTSEFLIHAYAATLYDVPVVFVSGDIGLTKEVNKVNPSIVTLGVKDGIGAATINMNPKKAVRETERLVKEALGKDLNLMKIKLPEEFKVEIEYKDHKCAYRYSFYPGAEFKAPRSVVFNTKEYFEVLRLIHFLT from the coding sequence ATGAAAGTATATATTAGTGGTGATATTGAAGGAATAACTGGAACAACTCATTGGAATGAAACTGAAAAGAACCTTCCAGATTGGGTTCCTTTTGCAAAACAAATGACAGATGAAGTTGTTGCAGCAGCTAATGGTGCAATTGCAGCAGGTGCAACTGAAATATTAATAAAAGATGCTCATGATAGTGCAAGGAATATTGATATTAATGCATTACCAGAAGAAGCTAAACTTATTCGTGGATGGATGGGTGATCCCTTGTCTATGATAAGTGGCATTGATAAGAGTTTTGATGCGGTTATTTTTATTGGATATCATAATGCAGCAGGGACTATAACAAATCCTCTGGTTCATACAATGAACGTATCACAGGTATCTTATATTAAGATTAATGATGAATACACAAGTGAATTTTTGATACATGCTTATGCAGCTACCTTATATGATGTTCCAGTTGTTTTTGTAAGTGGAGATATTGGTTTAACTAAAGAAGTTAATAAAGTAAATCCAAGTATTGTCACACTTGGAGTAAAAGATGGAATTGGAGCTGCAACAATTAACATGAATCCTAAGAAAGCTGTTAGAGAAACTGAAAGATTAGTAAAAGAAGCTTTGGGAAAAGACTTGAATTTAATGAAAATTAAATTGCCAGAAGAATTTAAAGTTGAAATTGAATATAAAGATCATAAATGTGCTTATAGATATTCCTTTTATCCAGGTGCAGAATTTAAGGCACCAAGAAGTGTTGTATTTAATACAAAGGAATATTTTGAAGTTTTAAGATTAATACACTTTTTAACATAA